TCTGTTGCATGGGCTGAGGCATTGCAATCTGAATATACACTGTGCCAAATATTATGGATTGCAGAAAATACGCTGAACCTTCAGCTTACAGAAAAGGTAATAAGCACTCTGTATTAATCCATGGTAATTTTGACTGATTTTCATGTTGTTTATGATTTTTGAGAGCATGTTATTGAGTACCTGCACAAGAAACTTAAAACATTTTGAGAGGAAACTATTTGTTTTATTCCATTGCNNNNNNNNNNNNNNNNNNNNNNCCGAGTCAGAATGTAAGTTCATCTAATCAATAGCTAAAACTGTTCTACCGTTTGACAGAGCATTGGACTTATATTAGCAATATTAGAAAGTCAGCAGAAAGTTGTGGATGCTCTTGTTCCCCCTATTATGAAGCTTGGTTTGACAAGTATATTGATCAATCTCTTGGCCTTTGAGATGAGCAAACTAATGAATGAAAGAATACCTGAAAGGTACATCTATCCATAGCCTTTCATTCTGCAATGACAAAGCCATATGGTTCCTATTATCTTCTGATACTAACTATAAAAATAGCTGTGATAGGTGCTTAAAGTACTTTCACTTTTATTCTTCTCTCTTACATATTATTTCAACATTATCCATCCAGCTATCTACTGGAAGTGATAGAACATTTTATTATCTTATGTTTCAGGTACACGATTCTTGATTTAATTCTTCGTGCACTCGAAGCACTTTCTGTTATAGATGATCATTCTCAGGAAAtatgttcaagtaaagagcttttccagtTAATTTGTGATCTGATTAAGTTCCCAGATAAAGTGGAGGTATAGTTTTTTGACTCGATTAAAACTTTCAGAACATTGCATTTTGCTCAACATACTTTATAACTATTGATGTCTATAACCTGGTATTTGGTAGCCTATATATGTATGCATTTTTAATGGTCAGAATATGAATTTGTAGGTGATCCATGCTAGGGTGTGAGATATTGTTGGAGGAGTATGTTGGTCAGGAATAATCTTTTGTCCACAGAACTCATGTAAATaccaagatttttttttttttaaattttccaaTACATCACAAAGTTTTTCATTTTTAAAGTTCAGAATTCTTTTCTTGTTTCTGTTCCTTGTTTCCTTGATTACATCAGTTCATGGGCTTTCAAATATTAGCAtgcttaaaataattaaataacacAATCCATGTTACAAATACAAGCATATGAAAGGATTTAATAGTGGTATTGATGATAAATTAACAATTTTGTTCATATATGTCAGTCTAGATCAGTTGAGCAGAGGACTCAATAATGCAACCTACTTTTTTAAACAAACATCAATGTACCAAATTCACGTCAATGAACTTTGAGATAAAGTGTCGTGGAAATCAAATTTCCTCTAAAGTGGTAACACCTGATTTTTTAAGTTAACATAGAATATCATCTAAATTGGCTGTAGCTGATGAAAGCAGAAGCCAATGTACTCTTGTCAGTTATGGCTCCTGCTGCTTTAATATATGCAATCTATAGATTGCCAAGAAATGGAAATGATTTGGCTAACTTAAAATATATGGTGAATTGTTTATATCTTTTGTAGGTTGGGAACTGCTGCGTTACTGCTGCAATTCTTATTGCAAATATTTTGTCTGAAGTTGCTGATCATGCTTCTGAGATATCACAGGGTAAAACATGTTTCCCTGTCTCATACTCATACATGAACTTcaaccattttttttttctttcatgatTCTCAGTGTTAATTATTAATGGCATTTTACTTTCCAGATTTTGGCCTATTGGCTGGTCTGCTTGACATATTTCCTTTTGCTTCGGATGATTTAGAAGCAAGAAATGCACTATGGAATGTAATTGCTAGAATAATGGTTAGAATTCAGGAAACTGAGATTAGTCCGTCAAGTTTATATCATTACGTTTCAGTTCTTGTGAACAAAACTGATATGATTGAAGACGAGCTTCTTAACCAACAATTGGTCAACTCTAGTCATGAACAGGAAGGCTTGTCTCCTGGCTCAACCGTGGATGCTAGAAACACATCGGTATCCTTCTCTTTTAGCTTGTTGAATTTATTATCTTTGATTAATGCTCCATTTGGATGAAAGAATCGGTATGTAGGAAGTATCACAACTCTAGCATGTTCCATTTAATTCCATTGTATGTGATCATGATTATATAACTTGGAATCCATACTGTTCCTCCTGCACTAACTGGTTAGTATAAGCTAGTAATGGTTTATATTAAGTGATGACTTATGCAGTTTAAATGTTCGGTTGGAAGGTAAAAGTGAAGGGTAAAACTAGTGAGGGGTAAAATTTCATAGATGAATTTCGTGTATAATTTTAAAGAGTTGATACTTGAAATTTACCAACTTTTCTACTCCTTGTTCTCTAACCAAAAAGTCTCTGGGTTGAACCCTATGAAGCATGGACACTTCGCTCAGTTACTGTGTTCGCGTGTCGGATACATTTCGAATATGATACTCATCAGCACTCATCTGACACGCGTGTCTTcggtgtccaaccgtgtcttaatagaaaataaaaaattctttttcgAACACATttagacacacttaaataccaccATGTGTGTTCAGCCTTGTTTTTAATATGTATTcttgaaatgagtttagaaatagGATATatcattatttattaaaataattttttttaaaatattttatataattaaaagagacattaaaaaagttaaaaaattaatttatattttaatattaataaaatattaaaatattattacaatttatctaaaaaaNNNNNNNNNNNNNNNNNNNNNNTCGTGTCTTGTGTGTCTATACATCATAGGTTGAACGAATACTCTGATCATTTAATTTGCAACCAGTGCCCCTTTTTTGTGCATGCATGTTTTGCCTTCATTAAGTTGTTTCTCTTTAACCTTTGCTATAGCTCAAGAAGATGATCAACATTTTGAATCAATGGACTGATGCTAAGGAGACTACTGAGAATAAGTTGGATGCCGATGATATTGTCGATGAAAAAGATGTGAAGAGATTGTTGGATTGTTGTCATAAATTCTACAAGTAGaacatttttgtttatttatttttcattttactcTTGTAAATTACTGTTGTCCAGAACCCAGATAGTTTTTGAAGAATATACATTTATCTGTGCTATTATACATGACTACGTGAGCAATCTTGACATTGTCGTCATCTTACATTCTTATCTTCTCATAATGTTGTTTGTTGCCCAGTAGCATGATCACCGTATCTAAATCCTTTGAATAAAACAAGAGTTATGCTAACGTGAAGGTGTTTAATATAAAAGTTTTATTGACAACAAAAATGTTTGTAGTTTCCAAAAGCTTTTATAAGTTCTATTCTGGAACCCGTTAATTAAATAATTACTTGAATGATACCTGGCAAATTAAGCCCCACCAATATAGAAACTTGAAGCTTAAACGAATATAATACTCGATTGGTCTTATTACATGAAAACGTAAGTTCAACTAACCTTGAACATATTAAACCACGTTTTACATGAGCCGAATACGTTCAACAAAGCAACCACTCTTAACTGGAGTTTTAAACGAAAGCCAAAAGTTCTCTTTTAGGATATGAGAGAGATCCCAGCAGCAATCAAATCATCAGCTAAAACCTTGTTTGCAGACTCCGATGGATGAAAACCATCCCAGAATACATACTCGGATGCATTGGCACATGTTCCTATGGAGTCCTTGTTGCACAATATAGCTGTCTCTACCAACCCTGTTCCACAACAAGCCTTCCTTGCTTCAAAAAAACCTGTCAAATGTACGCAAGATATTCTGAGAATGCATTCAATTGTATGAAAAGTTCACATTATTTGATTATGTGTAAGTACCATTTTCGGAAGGTTTAGTGACAAGTTCATAGAGAGGTTGGTAGATATCAAGGATGACCAATTTGAGGCCAGGAAGGTTTCTCAGCAAGCTCTCGGATGTGGAATTTAGCTTCATGTTGAAGTTAAGAGCATCGGTGTTTAGCCTCGCCACACATACATTGCTATCGGAGCCAAATAGAGTGATGGCGGCCGGCACGCAACCCATTGGAGGCAGTGTTGTCACACCTATCCTCCTTGCTCCAAGTGCATATAAATTCTGCCACAAGTAAGCAtgttttgaaattcataaataagAACCAATTAAGTAAACTTGTTTAACATGTTGCAAGGTTGAGATATGAGGAAAACATGCCTGAATGAAATTGGCATAGTGTTGGATGAGAATGTCAGAGAACTGATCAGCAGTGTAAACCTTGTTAAGCAGAGGGTTTATGTAATAATTCTGAATGAAGTCACTGTTGCCAGCACTAACAAGATGTATAGCACCAGATATGATTGATGAAGCATTTGACTGTCCTGCTACTTCCACCAATATATTCTGACATTCTTTGTAGTGTTCCAATTGCTGGCTCAATGGAATTGCATCCTGCATCCAAAGGGGAAAAAAAAGACTAAATTTGAAAACACACACACAAACATAATAGGAGACTTATATGGAGTTTATAGGAGCCTATTTGCTTTCTCAagtaaatgttttttttttttcatgcttCACATTAATATTAACAGCACAATAATAAAAAGTTGAGTTTGTAGTTAAAGAAACCTTAATGAAGTAAGAAATTCTTGTTCTGTAGAGAATGATAGAACTTCTTCTAGATAAAGTTGAAAATGATAAGTAGAAGTAAAAGTAGAAAACTATAGTTATACAACATAATTATAGAATTACTTATTCTTAAAAACAAGCAAACTTGAAACTACTATTCTTTTTGCatgttttatcttttaaaaacatCAATAAGCATCATNNNNNNNNNNNNNNNNNNNNNNNNNNNNNNNNNNNNNNNNNNNNNNNNNNNNNNNNNNNNNNNNNNNNNNNNNNNNNNNNNNNNNNNNNNNNNNNNNNNNNNNNNNNNNNNNNNNNNNNNNNNNNNNNNNNNNNNNNNNNNNNNNNNNNNNNNNNNNNNNNNNNNNNNNNNNNNNNNNNNNNNNNNNNNNNNNNNNNNNNNNNNNNNNNNNNNNNNNNNNNNNNNNNNNNNNNNNNNNNNNNNNNNNNNNNNNNNNNNNNNNNNNNNNNNNNNNNNNNNNNNNNNNNNNNNNNNNNNNNNNNNNNNNNNNNNNNNNNNNNNNNNNNNNNNNNNNNNNNNNNNNNNNNNNNNNNNNNNNNNNNNNNNNNNNNNNNNNNGGCCCTTTATCTTGTGTCAAAGTATTTAAAGATACCCATAATTTGGCTGTGAAGTCATAGTAACCAGAAGCAGCTGAGGCAAAGTTAGCACCATTCAAGAGGTTATTTCCTTTGACCCTTAAGTTGAGGTAAGGTGGTGGATAAGATGTAAATCCAAGGTTTTCAGCTGCAATAATGAAATGGAACACAAAGATCAAATTCCATGTTGAAAAACAAGGTAATACTATATATTTTGATGTGTTAGATATAAATATATACCAGTGAAATCTGAGGCAAGTTTTCCATTGCAAAACCTGCCAGTTGACCTGTGATTCTTGAAGTCTCTTCCATAAGGTGGGAAGTTTGCTTTGACAATGGTGTGTAGTTGGTTGTTGTTTCCAACATCAACCACTGAGTCACCAAATATGAACAATGCTGGAACTAGAGGCTGTGCATTAGAGACATTCAGCACTACTACTACTAGTGCTAGAACAGGCAATAAGAAAGTCAAGTAATATCTTGAATGATGATTCTCCATGCAATCAATTTTCTCTTCAGCAAtgagctttttcttcttcttttgagaGCGTGAGAGAGAGGGATTGCAGTGTTGTTGGGAACTGATGTTCTGTTGTGCTTTGAAGCTATAGGCTGCAGTTCCAAGAGTCTTTATAAATGCTTCAACTTACTGAAATTTTGAGAGTTAcattagttaaaaaataaaaaaataaaataaaaaggtaaaaatGTTTGTTAAACATTTATATTATCTTAATTTTGTGGAGATACCAActatttcattttattatttttatattgtggTGTGGATTTATTTCTATGCTTTTGATTTTTCGTGTGGGAGAGAGAACGTGTATGACAATATGGTGTGAGGAGAGAGGTGTTTTATTTGGCTATGTGATGACACAAATCGGAAGCACCGATTTgtgatttcgaaaataaaaaatttttaatgttaaaatcgaaccgtccgatttttattttaacaaataaaaaaaaataaaaaatacaaatcggATCCTCCGATTTGGAGTTTACTTTTTTCTGTAAGCAAATCGGACCTtttgatttgtaatttatttttttcatcaaacaaatcggaccgtccgatttgaataaaacaccatataaaaaaaacacctaatttttcaataacaatgtattacacatatatttaatcaatataaaaaaaattagcctttaTTTCTACATTGTTAGATTCTATATACACTTAAAATACATTATTTTTGAAGGATTTATAATCAAGCTGGAAACTTAAAATATCACAGTTTAACCGtgtatttgttaaaaaaaatagtcATGATATGTGAACTACAAGAATATGATAACACATCGTTATGTTGTTTGAATTGTCACTAGGGATTGAAACAGATCCAGACCAAACTTCATTTTCAACAGGCTAGACCTGCAATAAAATTTATTGGTTTGAGTTTGTTGTagattaaataatttatataagtTAAANNNNNNNNNNNNNNATCTGACAGGTCAAAAGCTTATGTTTGACGtattaaaaatttaagtttttaaaatagtttaaatttGAAGTTTGAACTTATTTTTTGTTAGATCAGAATAAGTTAAGTCAAACATAGATCAATTCACAAATTTTTAACAGGCCACCTAATCTTTTTCCATTCTTAATTGTCATTGTCTATATCTTCGTATTATAcctttattaattactttttgTATTAAGATAAATTAAAATGAATGGTTATAAATACTTTTAAAATATGCAATATGCATTTAAGGAACTTACAATGATTTTTTCAAATTGAAAGAAAATGTGTTTATTGAACATCTACGGTATTTTGTATTTAACACTTAACTTATTACTTTTAAATTCTGTTATAGTCTCATTACAACATGCGTGCTTGTAATTTGTTAACACGAAACTAAAGTTTACAAGTTGAGGTGATGAAAAAAAATGCATTAACCATGAGCTGTAGCCATTATGATGTCACCTTAGTTTATTTGAAAATTCATTCTCAAACGAAAGCACATAATAAGCATGTCTTGAACTACAAGGTATACCCATAATAATATGATCAAATAGagcaataaaaactaaaaagtagCAACATATTTAGTATGGCTGAAAgtaattttcaatttttcatcaGCATACTTTTTGTTCTGTTTTCTATATTTTCCAAAACCAAAATATTGAGCAAGAATTATATAGTAGTATCAAAAGACGTTGGTTACTAACTAATAACTATAGTAAATTCTAAGTCCATTGATGTCATGAGCTGTCCCAGCTTCTTATACAAGGTCCACTTTTGTCTACCATACCAAATGTACAAGTCTCTAAATATATCAAATTTgttattgatataaaatatatgttaaaatatgaaatacatatattttatacataaatatataatgactaatttttTGTGTATTCACAGAGTATTTGTTCTATATTTGCTCTATCAGCAATATTAGGTGTTCATATCCTAGTCTAAATAATAAGTCAGGCCCAAATCAAGCTAAAAGATCCAATCTAAAAGATTGGCCTTCACCGTTTATCTGACTTTATTAAAGAAGTCGGAGATGACATAAGCAGGCACTTAACACTTATCTAAGTGAATAATTGTCTCCGTAAATCTCTCTCCAacttctagaagagagatctCAACAACCTTAAGATAAAGAGACGGTTATCCACCATTAATAATGGAACTACTCCAATGGTAGTTATTAGCTCATCCAATATTCTAAACCTGCTTAGAGTGTCTGCTTAACTCcctgctgacttaggcatcagagtgtctttttgcaggtaccaccccattCTTTCAAATACGTAATTCGAACGGCGGCTCCCACACCTAAAATAAGTCAAAGACCTCCTTCCTCTAACGCTTGGGCCTTCCATTCAAGCCCAATCATTCGATTCTAAATAAATTCCGAAACACTAGGTATATAGCAAAATTagctattaatataaaatatatgtgtcatataaaatacacattaaaagtgaattatgtatataaatacataaaatttgattttaatggCTGATTTTTAGTGAATATATAGCAATTTTGTTGCGCCTATATgcagtggcggaacttgaaacaaaattttggggggggatcagatagaaaataattgtcaaaatatttttgatatggacccatttaagataagttcgtctaatctcatctctctggtttgggtgatattgccaaatttaaagctgTTTTTTAAGATCTCGTTCcaaaaagttaaggttaaagtcatcagatgtatctttttgaacttttgaaggttatatctcactttctttgtgattcattaaagtagaagaactatctacaggtgttaattaatattgtaaaagttatatattctccttcttaaatattagccttcctcttaaaaaatgtatcaattctttgacttttcattattattttatataaaaatttgaatatatatcctgtaaaatatgtaaaggaagaagttagaaggacaaatattaaaatttataatatttattgaatttttttatcaatttatacaaatacaataatattaatacttattgaatattctattattttttattatataaaaattaaattaaataaatagtaaaatataaaataatattaaattaaataaataaaaaatatctaattttttatatttgaacttaaagatagagagagtgttgtttattgaacttattagatactttaagtcatagtaaagtatttaagtcaattgaactattttttatcttttaaaaaggtattactaagttttttataaaaaattttgggggggccatggccccccttTGTCTGAACTAAGTTCCGCCACTGCCTATATGTCTTAACTTTATTATCTATTCCGTACAAACAATTAACGCATCTATTTGGTGCTTTAGAAAGTATAATATGTGTGGTGTTTTGAAAAAACAACAATAATTCCACCATGGCTAAACCAACTCCTATTTTATAATCAACAATAATTTCAACATCAGCATTTTATATGTGAAGTTATTTAGTATAGTTAGTTGTCTGGTTGTATAGAGTTGTTTTCATATATAGCTAGGTTCAGCAATTAAACTCTCCTAATTGCTTCGTTTGCTTATGGGCAACAGGTTATTGTTTCTTGTGACAGAAGGTAATATAAGCACATCCAATATTTGGTGgataagttaattttaatttgtggTTTAATTTCTTTTCCAAATCTTTAAGCACCACTCTAAAGTCTAAATGTGTCGTTAGCCACTCTACACAGTAGCCCTCAAATTTTTAGAACATTAGAGCTGTTACTTGCCAATGCGGATGCGGTCCTCAATTTTGGGCAGCCACCTACACCATTTAATTATGAGTAATGTtaagtagacaaaaaaaaaaaaagctaaaatttatcttatttagcattaattaattgtcacaacaattaataaatgttaaataagataagttatagctgtttttggctgattttctttagttAAAAAAAACATTTCCATTAATTATTATGTACATGCTTTCTATTTATTACTTCCCTTTTCTTATTGATAACGAATTAACGAGAGGCATATaaaaagtataggtaaataaCTTCTAATGTCaactttaaataattattaattttatattttttgaataataaaatttaaataattattagttAATGACAAATNNNNNNNNNNNNNNNNNNNNNNNNNNNNNNNNNNNNNNNNNNNNNNNNNNNNNNNNNNNNNNNNNNNNNNNNNNNNNNNNNNNNNNNNNTAACTATTTtacattatatatatgtatatatataaagcttCATTAGGTAGCCACTCCCTTCTCAGGGAACCGTACGTGAGACTTCCGCATCATACGGCACTTCTGGGAGGTTGAATCCCAGGTTCCACCACAGGCAAGGCATAAGTCCAAAAGAAGCACGGATATTTGCTGGGACTTTATGTTCTTGTGGAAATTCTTGGAATCGACCAACCCATATTGGAGCAGGGAAAGAAGAGATGCTGGTAATTGTAGTAATGAATGCCCGACCTTGAAAGCACTACGAGCAGAGAAGCCCGAGAAAAGTAGTTGTCAAGAGTCCCTCGCTTGTTATGCCTCTTGTCCTTCACCTTCTGACTTTCctgatataaatatatattaatcgTTTCCAGACATACCTGGAACGATTTGTAAGTAATTGAGCTTAGATAGTTTTATGTCAACTCTAAAAAAAACAGGTAAGAGATATCTATAAAGAATTTTAATATCAAAGTCAGTAAAAATTTAAGCAGTTTATATGTAGAATGAATTAAGAAATATCTGAATTAAATTGGGTATTTATAGGAGATAATGATAATTTGGTCATCATTTTTATAGATCATATTTGAAGTGAatgagtaatttttttttattgcatAGTTATTTCACAATGAGATAGTTACTAATGTGAGAAAACTATCTAAAATAGTGGAATAACAAACCATTACTTGTCGCACAAATCGAGTACGGTGGTGGTATCCATGTTCCAAGTAGGTTATGtagggttaatagtcaaattagtttcGAAAAGATAATATATTCTTTAAATTcgtcttgaaaatttttttcaatcaaattgattattcaaaaattacaaattaattatatttgacttttagttattttattcaCAATTTTCGTATCATTTTTGAGTTGATCTTTTTTTATATGGGCTGGTCTCATTAAGCCTATAGAAAGAATTAGCCATTTTTAATCATGGTCTTAATTATTTTTGCTTTAATAGTTAGGGCTCTGGGTTTTCTGTGGTCTATGCCATTATGTTGGCCTGGATTCTGAACAAAAACAAAGctaattcatttatttatttattttgggctTGTACCTCACTAGTCTTATCTTGTTTCTACTTATTTTGTCGGGGTTTGGGCCAAGTAGAGCCTAGCCCAAACACAAAACGGCACAAAGAAATGGGAAtaggttttttattttctttttggatATTTTCTATACTTTTACCCAATTGGATTTGTTCATGGAGACTTCATTGTATTTTTCGTTTTTGTTTTTTGGGTCAGAACTTGATTGTAATTAAATGAGCTAGAATTACTTTCATCAAGCCCGTTAGCATTTCCAACAGTGCGTACAGGCCCTTCAAAATGAAGTATGAACCAATACTGGTGTGGCCCCAAGGAAACCGGGCACCACTAGAATACATAACAGAAAAAATATCCCATTCTCTTGCTGGCCCAATATTTTTAGTTGactttaattttgattaattgaTGGCATAcaaattaaagaatgtcatgatggatgaaatcaaattaaaattaattggttAATAAATTTaggtaattattaattaatggatgagattgaaaaagtataataaatatattCAAATTATTAACTAATATATGAGACTGANNNNNNNNNNNNNNNNNNNNNNNNNNNNNNNNNNNNNNNNNNNNNNNNNNNNNNNNNNNNNNNNNNNNNNNNNNNNNNNNNNNNNNNNNNNNNNNNNNNNNNNNNNNNNNNNNNNNNNNNNNNNNNNNNNNNNNNNNNNNNNNNNNNNNNNNNNNNNNNNNNNNNNNNNNNNNNNNNNNNNNNNNNNNNNNNNNNNNNNNNNNNNNNNNNNNNgacacaaaaaaaaaaaaacgtaggggtgagcacggtcagtttggttcggatttatggtaaaattagaatcgaaccgttcaaaatgtaattggtttggtttggttcggatttgtatttttttgtacatgtacCCAAATCAAACCAAACTGATTAAGAACGAATTGGTTCGGTTTAAATAATTGGGTACCCAATGACtttgaaatttataaaaaaaaaccaaatttttatcttaaaaattcaacaaatacaataaacatgtaacatcaatagaaataatccaaacatgttaaacaccaaatacattaaaaactaaacttattaaaatccaaacatattaataatgaataatcattgtctaatgaaaaagccatatatattttttaattttttatttaattaatatatgatcgggttcgcgggttggttcgggttccgcacctttttattttttttatttaattaatatatgatcgggttcgcgggttggttcgggttccgcacCTCCAAAATCGATACCCGACCTAATCACTAACAAAAGTcatcggtttggttcggattgAACTCGATTATCCATTGGTTTttaaaccaatttaattggtttagTTCGGGTTCAGACGGATAATCGGATACCGCTACCCATGCTCACCccttaaaaaaagataaaacagaAAGGATGT
The DNA window shown above is from Arachis ipaensis cultivar K30076 chromosome B08, Araip1.1, whole genome shotgun sequence and carries:
- the LOC107612619 gene encoding uncharacterized protein LOC107612619 isoform X1, encoding MAVPTDPAIEEEEEHGGPTHHPSAPLDESFDISTTVDPSYIISLIRKLLPSGSASQTAPKRTLSISNEEEGAPVSAANDNDHEHLNSSSYKYENMDVDDSGEVFCQQGECDGTSNAGKEQDWEEYGCILWDLAANTTHAELMVENLILDVLLANLLVCKSPRVTEISIGIIGNLACHEIPMKHIVSTNGLIEIIVDKLFMDDPQCLCEICRHNNHVIRLLAVSLQSGESVAWAEALQSEYTLCQILWIAENTLNLQLTEKSIGLILAILESQQKVVDALVPPIMKLGLTSILINLLAFEMSKLMNERIPERYTILDLILRALEALSVIDDHSQEICSSKELFQLICDLIKFPDKVEVGNCCVTAAILIANILSEVADHASEISQDFGLLAGLLDIFPFASDDLEARNALWNVIARIMVRIQETEISPSSLYHYVSVLVNKTDMIEDELLNQQLVNSSHEQEGLSPGSTVDARNTSLKKMINILNQWTDAKETTENKLDADDIVDEKDVKRLLDCCHKFYK
- the LOC107612619 gene encoding uncharacterized protein LOC107612619 isoform X2, which translates into the protein MAVPTDPAIEEEEEHGGPTHHPSAPLDESFDISTTVDPSYIISLIRKLLPSGSASQTAPKRTLSISNEEEGAPVSAANDNDHEHLNSSSYKYENMDVDDSGEVFCQQGECDGTSNAGKEQDWEEYGCILWDLAANTTHAELMVENLILDVLLANLLVCKSPRVTEISIGIIGNLACHEIPMKHIVSTNGLIEIIVDKLFMDDPQCLCEICRLLAVSLQSGESVAWAEALQSEYTLCQILWIAENTLNLQLTEKSIGLILAILESQQKVVDALVPPIMKLGLTSILINLLAFEMSKLMNERIPERYTILDLILRALEALSVIDDHSQEICSSKELFQLICDLIKFPDKVEVGNCCVTAAILIANILSEVADHASEISQDFGLLAGLLDIFPFASDDLEARNALWNVIARIMVRIQETEISPSSLYHYVSVLVNKTDMIEDELLNQQLVNSSHEQEGLSPGSTVDARNTSLKKMINILNQWTDAKETTENKLDADDIVDEKDVKRLLDCCHKFYK
- the LOC107612619 gene encoding uncharacterized protein LOC107612619 isoform X3 produces the protein MAVPTDPAIEEEEEHGGPTHHPSAPLDESFDISTTVDPSYIISLIRKLLPSGSASQTAPKRTLSISNEEEGAPVSAANDNDHEHLNSSSYKYENMDVDDSGEVFCQQGECDGTSNAGKEQDWEEYGCILWDLAANTTHAELMVENLILDVLLANLLVCKSPRVTEISIGIIGNLACHEIPMKHIVSTNGLIEIIVDKLFMDDPQCLCEICRHNNHVIRLLAVSLQSGESVAWAEALQSEYTLCQILWIAENTLNLQLTEKSIGLILAILESQQKVVDALVPPIMKLGLTSILINLLAFEMSKLMNERIPERYTILDLILRALEALSVIDDHSQEICSSKELFQLICDLIKFPDKVEVGNCCVTAAILIANILSEVADHASEISQEARNALWNVIARIMVRIQETEISPSSLYHYVSVLVNKTDMIEDELLNQQLVNSSHEQEGLSPGSTVDARNTSLKKMINILNQWTDAKETTENKLDADDIVDEKDVKRLLDCCHKFYK
- the LOC107612621 gene encoding GDSL esterase/lipase At5g22810 — translated: MENHHSRYYLTFLLPVLALVVVVLNVSNAQPLVPALFIFGDSVVDVGNNNQLHTIVKANFPPYGRDFKNHRSTGRFCNGKLASDFTAENLGFTSYPPPYLNLRVKGNNLLNGANFASAASGYYDFTAKLWDAIPLSQQLEHYKECQNILVEVAGQSNASSIISGAIHLVSAGNSDFIQNYYINPLLNKVYTADQFSDILIQHYANFIQNLYALGARRIGVTTLPPMGCVPAAITLFGSDSNVCVARLNTDALNFNMKLNSTSESLLRNLPGLKLVILDIYQPLYELVTKPSENGFFEARKACCGTGLVETAILCNKDSIGTCANASEYVFWDGFHPSESANKVLADDLIAAGISLIS